The genomic stretch CCGCCGTGCGCTGAAAGCGCCTCGTCGGTCCAGACGACCGGAAGAAAACCCTTGACGTGAGTCCGAATAGAGCCTTGAATCAATCGCACTGAAGTGGCCTTGTTGGGTGTCGGTGGAGAAGCCTCGTAACTCCTTCATCTACACTCGCAGGGCCATTTCAATGTCCGGCCTTCACCTCAATACGACGGATTGGAGCTAGCTGTGGGTCCCAAAGACGTTGTTGGCTGAAGAGCTGTGGAGGAGTTGACCTCCGTCTAGGCAAACTGGAATGGCTCTAGCGGGGAGTGCAAATCGCTCCGTTCGGTACCCATTTCTCGAAGCCCCAGCCCCGAAAATGCTCGCGCAGGTGGGGCTGGCGCTCGCGAAAGAGGCAAGCGTCAAGCAGCAGCTGATCTCCTACCACTACGGCTCCAAGCTGGGACTCTGGAAGGCTGTCGCGGACGATCTTTTCTTGGGGTTGCAGTGAGCGGATTGCGACGCGCGCCAACGGCCTCGACGGCGTGGATTCTGCCACCCGGGTGCGCCTGCTCGTTCGTGAGTTCCTGCTGTTCAGCGCCGAGCTTCCGCAGCTCGCTCCCGAATCGGACCCGGCTCAACTCACCTATGTGCTTGTGGGCGCTACTGCGATTTTCTCTCAGGCCGCCGAGTTTTCGTTGGTGACAGGACAGGATTCCCGGGATCCGGCTGCCGTCGAGAGCCATGTGGATCTGGTGGTGCGATTGCTTCTGCCTGGGTCATGTTAGGCTTTGCCAGCGCCGGCTTCAGGTCCTCTCGAAACACTGCAGGATGCGGCCCGGGAGGAGCTGAGATAGGCTTCCCGCGTGTTGGAGGCCGAGTCGGAAACCGGCGGGCAAGGAGCCTGGCAACCCCTCACGCGTAGAGGATTCCTGCGCAGCGCAGGCATGATCGCGAGCCTGACAGCTCTCTCGGAGTTACGGGTGCAACCGGCGATCGCGTCGCAGGGCGCGAAGGGCCTTCCCCCGCTTCTTTCCGCAGACGAGACCGAAGTCCTGACGCAGATCGTCGAGCGCATGGTCGCGAGTGACGATCCCCAGGCGCCGGCCGTTCGAGAGACGGGAGCGATCGCGGCGATCGACCGGCTGCTCCGTCAGCTCGACCCCTCCCTCACCCAGGATCTGCCGCTCGCCCTTCGCCTCTTCGAGTGGGGGCCGATCGTCTTCGATTTCACGTTCACGCGCTTCACGAACATGGATGCAGAAGCGCAGGACGCGTCGATTCGCTGCTGGATGAACAGCAGCATCTCGCTTCGGCGTGAGGCGTACGCCGCGTTTCGCAACCTGGCCTTCGTAGGCTACTACGGCCAGGAAGGGGTCTGGCCCGGCATCGGCTATCAGGGCCCGCTGTTGAAGAAGGGAGCCGGCTCGTGATCGTCTCGTTGGCCGAGCGAGGGGCCGATCTCGTCGAGACTGCCGACGTGTGTGTGATCGGTTCGGGGGCCGGCGGTGCGGTGGCCGCCGCCGAGCTTGCGGAGGGTGGGCGTTCCGTCGTCGTGCTCGAGCAGGGCCCGCATTGGTCGGCTCGGGATTTCAATCAACGTGAAGATGAGATGCTCCCGAAGCTCTTCGAGGAAGGGGGCATGCGCCAGACGCAGGACGGCGCGGTGCAGATCCTCCAGGGCCGCAGCGTCGGTGGCTCCACCGTCCACAACCTCTGTTACTGCTTCCGTACTCCGGATGCGATCCTTCGCATGTGGCGCGAAGATCATGGCCTCTCAGAGCTCACGCCCGAGGCGCTGGAGCCCTCGTTTGCCCGCGTCGAGAAGGGGCTCGGCGTCGTGCAGATCCGCGAGGACGAGGTGAACGAGCTGAACCGGATCGTCCGCCGCGGCGCCGAGAAGCTCGGTTACTCGGGCTTCGTGACGAAGCACAATCGCAAGGGCTGCGTACAGTCCGGATACTGCCTCCTCGGCTGCAGCTACGATGCGAAACAATCGATGCTGGTCACCTACGTGCCTCGTGCCGATGCTGCCGGTGCTCGCATCTACACCGATGCGCGCGTGGAGCGCATCGAAACCGAGGGCGGCCGCGTGAAGCGGGTCTTGGGGCATGCGATCGGCCCGGGTGGCACGCACCGCGGCTCCATCGAAATCAGGGCCAAGGCAGTGGTGCTCGCGGCGGGCGCGGTGAACTCGCCGGATCTTCTGCTCCGCAGCGGGCTTGCCGGCAGCGGAGGCCAGGTCGGCGAAAACCTTCACCTGCACCCCTCCGTGATCGCCACCGGGATCTTTGACGAGGAGATCCACGCCTACCGCGGCATTCCGCAGAGCTATTACATCGACGAGTTCATCGATCTCGAACGCGACCCCCGTTCGGGCGTGATCCTGATGCCGATCATCGAGTTCCCCGGCATGACGGCGGCGACCACACCTGGCTTCGGACGTGCCCATAGCGCGATGATGCGTGACTACGCGAAGACCGCCGGGTTGCTGGTGCTGTTGCACGATCAGACATCCGGCCGGGTACGAAGTGGTGACTCCCTCTCTAAGCCGGCCATCGACTACGTGCTCGAAGAACGCGACGCCGAGCAGATCGCGCAGGGCCTCCTGCACTGCGCCGAGGTGCTCTTCGCGGCGGGTGCGCGCCAGGTCCTGCTCCCCTACAAACCGGAGCCGCTGATGCTGGAGCGGGGCGACGATCTCACCGAGATCACCCGGCGCGGTGCTCGGCATGGGCAGCTCGTCACCGCCGCCACGCACCCGCAATCGACCTGCCGAATGGGCGCGGATCCCAGCTCGTCGGTCGTCGGCCCGTTCGGCGAGTGCCACGAGGTCGAGGGCCTCTTCGTGGCCGATATGAGCGTCTTTCCGACATCCCTCGGCGCTCCGCCCCAGATCACGACCGCGATGTTCGGCGACCGCACGGCCCACCATATCCTCGAAGACTGGCAGAGGTTCGCGAGATGAGTACGGCACCCCCGATCGCGATGAGACGTCTGTCGATCTTCATGGTCGTGCTCGGAGTGGCACTGATCTTGACGATCCCCTTCGCGTTCGAAATCTGGCCGGCTGGCTTCCGCTGGGGCCATCCACACGGACACGCGCCGTACGAGCGCATGATCATCGCGATCTACGTTTCGCTAGGCATCTGCATGATCCTGGCTGCCCGTGATCCGCTGAAGAATGCGATCCTGATCGATTTCACCATCCTCTCGAGCATCCTTCACGGTGGCGTGATGACCTACGACTCCATCGCCCAGGACGGCGAGCTGATGCACCTGTTGGGTGATGTGCCTCTGCTCTTCGCCGTCGCTGCGCTGTTGTGGTTCTACCACCCACGTCGCCTGACCCGAAGAGAAGAACCGAGCACGTAGAGAGGCTGGGCCCTGCTGCTGTGGGAATCAGCGAATCCGAATGCCTTGGTCTTCTGCTTCCCCATGCACTCCAGGAGAACCCTCGATGAAGCCTTCAGAGTACGCATCTCATGACGCCCTTGGCCTGGCTGCGCTCGTTGCCAGTGGCGAGGTTTCTGCGAGTGAGCTGGTCGAGGCTGCAATCGAAGCGATTGGCGAGCTCGATCCGACCTTGAACGCGGTGATCCACCAGAACTTCGAACGGGCCCGAGAAGAGGCCATGGGCGAGCTGCCCGATGGTCCGCTTCGCGGTGTTCCCTTCCTGCTGAAGGATCTCGCCTGCGGCAATCGGGCAGGCGATCCCATCCATTGGGGCAGCCGTTTTCTGCGCGACGCTGGTATCCGGGCAAAGACGACTTCGCATATCGTCGAAAAATTCGAAAAGGCAGGGCTCGTGGTGGTGGGTCGCACCAATGTCCCCGAGCTAGGCGCCTGGGCCACGAGCGAGTCCGAGGCCTATGGCCCTTGCCGCAGCCCCTGGAATCCGGACCACACCAGCGGAGGGTCGAGTGGCGGTGCTGCGGCCGCGGTGGCCTCGGGAATGGTCCCGATCGCGCACGCAAGCGACGGGGGAGGATCGATCCGGAATCCCGCCAGCCAGTGCGGGTTGGTGGGTCTCAAGCCCACCCGTGGGCGCATCTCCGCGGGCCCCGACGTTGGCGAGGCCTGGGCTGGGATGACCTTCGAATTCGCGGTGTCGCGCAGTGTTCGCGATACCGCCGCGCTGCTCGACTGCGTGCACGGGAGAATGCCTGGTGACCCGTACGGGGCCGAACCGCCGCTGCGTCCCTACATGCAGGAAATCGGTGCCGATCCAGGCGCACTACGCATCGGCGTGCTGTCCGGGCACGAAGAGATCGAAGTGCATCCCGATTGCGCCCTGGCTGCAGAGAACGCCGGTCGCCTCCTCGAGAGCCTCGGGCACGAGATCGACGGATCCCATCCCAAGGAGGTTGCAGGATCCTCGCTGATGCCGCACTCGCTGGTCATCATCTCGAGTTCGCAGGCTCGGGCGATCGAGAGTTTCGGCGAGTTGCTCGGTCGCAAGCTCGGCCCGGACGACATGGATAGCGACAACTGGGCGGTCACAAAGATCGGGCAAGACGTGAGCGCGTCCCGCTACCTGGAGGCGGTCGAAGCCAATCACCGCTACCAGCGCAGCGTCGCGGCCTGGTGGGAGGAGGGTCACGATCTGCTCATCACACCCACCATTGCGGCGCCGCCGCCACGTGTTGGCGAGATGTGCCCGGATCCAGCCAAGCCGCTCGATGCCTTCATGCGGTCCGGGGGGCTACTGCCATTCACAATACCATTCAACGTCACCGGGCAGCCGGCCATCTCATTGCCTCTGCACATGAATGACGCGGGACTGCCGATCGGCGTCCAGTTGGTCGCCGCCTTCGGGCGGGAGGATCTACTGATTCGTGTGGCATCCCAGCTGGAACAAGCCGTTGGCTGGAGTACACGGCGGCCCCGAATCCACGTCTGAAGGAGAGTGGCCAGGCTAGGCCCGGCGATCAGCGTCGACATCGTCTCCGCCGACCAATCCCCAGCGATCCTCGAATCCGGGGATGGGATCCGTCCGGAACTCGGCGTAGACGCCGAAGTGATCGGCCGGCCAGACGCCGTCCTTTTCGTCGTTGCAGACGAGGCGGCAGGACGACACCTGGCCGACACCCGTTCGCAGGGGGAACCCCGCAAAGATGTAGTCGATGCGGCGGTTGGGTTCGAGTTCAAGGCGGGCGTAGGCGTTCGTGTTGTCCCACGTGTAGCCGGCCCCACCGTTGCCCGCGGTCTTCCACGCATCGAGGAGTGCGATGCTTCGTCCTTCCAGGGATTGCAGGCCGGAGACGTAGCGGATCTCCGCGGATTCGGGTTCCGCATTGAAATCGCCAACCAGGATCGGGGGAAAGCCGGTCGCCGGGCGCCGCCGCAAGGCGAACTCGCCGAGTGCCACGACTTGTCGTTCGCGCACGACGGAATCGCGGAGCCTCCAATGGAGATGGGCGCAGGTAAAGCCGATCTCACCGAAGGGAGAATCGATCGTCACGGAGATCGCAGCTCGCGTCTCGGCATCTGGGGCCCTGCCTGCAGCGGCCGCATCCGGCAGAACGAGTGTCTCGCGATCCTTGATCGGCCATCGGCTGGCGATGGCATTGCCGAAGCCACCCGGGGAGAATTTCGAACCTTCCCGTTGGTAGCGGGAGCCCTCGACGTAGTCGATCTGGTACGGACGGTCGCCAAGCAGTTCAGCGACCTGGTCGTTTCCACCATCTGCCCGGAGCACTTCCTGGAACCCGATCAGATCCGGGTCCAGCCGGTCGATCCAGCCGCGAATCCGCTCGACCCGGCTTTCGTACGGGCCCGAATCGTGCCAGATGTTCAGGGTCAGGACGGAAAGTGTCACGGGCGCATGCTAGCCCAGGGGACTAGATGAGCGGTCTACGATCCGAGAACGTCCCCTCGGTCATCAAGGTCTGACGCATCGCCTGGATCTCGTCCCGTCCGAAGAACTTCTTGTGATGCTCGGGGTAGACGGTTCCTTCTCTGCGCTCGAAATGCTTCAGACCTCCAGTTCGAGATCGACGAACGCGCCAGAGACGGCCTTCTGGCCCGCGCGTTCCCCATTGCTGCCTTCCCAGATCGCAAACGCGATCCTGGCGGGTTCACCCGGCGTGAAACGAGTGAACTCCCCGCCACCGGGGAGAAGCGGGCGCTGGAAGACGAGGTGCCACCCCCCGTCGCGATACAGCGCGTTGGCGCGGAGTTGGCTGGAGCTTGCCGGCCGCCTCTGGCTCGTGGCGTAGCCTCGCGCGATCACGTCGAAGGGTTCCGTGCGGTCGGCCCTCCACAGCCAGGCGTTCACCGGTCGCTGCTCGTCGCCCATGGTGAACGGATTGGCCTCTCCCTGCAGCGGGAACATGACGGCGGCTCCGTCGGCGAAGCGATCCAGATCCCCGATCTGGTCATCTTTCTGGTCATCCTGCCACGAGAGGCGGACGCTGAGGCTCTCGCCGTTATGCGCCAGACGTGCTTCGACCCGGGGTACCTTGCCGTGGTTCTGACTGAGCGCCATCTGGCCGGAGACGTTCGCTGCCATCGTCACGGGTGCAGGGATGAGATCGATCCCGACGCTCTGGAGCCCCGTCCAGGCGGCTCCGTCGATTTCGAGGAGTTTCTGGTTGGCCGCCGCGATGCGCTTCACCTTTGCCATCTCATCCTCCTGGTCGGCGCCCTGCGGCGATCAGATCGGCTCCGCCGTGAACTCTGCGAAGCGATCGTGCCAGCGCCGGCTGATCAGCAGATCCATCAGCTCCGAGGGCTCACCCCGCTTGCGACGCTCACGTTCCTCGAGAATCGTGGCGAGGGCCTGGCGCACGGCCGGGCCGAAATAGCCCTCCAGTACCTCGATCGGCAGGCGCCCGGCCTCGGTCAGTCGGCCATCGTCGTCGTAGGCCAGGGGCGACATCGGCGGCACATAGTAGACGTTCGGCTCGGTGCCGAACTCCGGGTGCAGCGGCAACGCCACCTTCCATACCCGTACGAGTTTGTGCACCTGGCTCTCGGAATCATCGAGATAACCGTAGGCTCGCGTCCGCCCCACGCATTGGCGATTGCAGGCAGGTGCGATGCCCTTCTCGACCCGCGGGAAGCAATCGATGCACTTCTCGCTCTTCTGGGTGACCGGGTTGAAGTAGATCATCGAGTAGGGGCAGGCCTCGACGCAGTGGCGATGGCCTTCGCAACGATCCTGGTCGATCACCACGATCCCGTCCTCAGGTTTGAGGATGGCGTTCCGCGAGCACGCGTCGATGCAGGGTGCGTTGCTGCAGTGATTGCACTTGCGGGGCATGTAGAAGAAGTAGGGGTTGGGCCATTCGCCCTTGCCCTGGTCTTCGTCCCAGTTGTAACCCCACGTGGGAGCTTCTCCGCTGGCCGATCGCGGCTCGAGCTTCTTGCTCTGCGCGTTGCCAGCGGAGAGCACTTCGTGGTGGTTGAATTGGAAGTTGTCGCCGCAGTCCACCAGGGTCGTGAGTTCGCCCGGCTGCGGCCGTCCTTCCGCGTCGAAGCCACCGCCCTTGCTCTCCCACTCTCGCGGGTAGCCCTTGCCCGGACAGGTGGCCACGTTGGCCCAACGCATGTGCTCGGTGCCGGGGCGCTGGGTCCAGAGGTTCTTGCAGGCCACCGTGCAGGTCTGGCAGCCCATGCATTTGCTCAGGTCGATCACGGTGGCCAGTTGCCGCTTCGAACTCTTGAGCTCCTGCTTGGTCGGAATGGTGCTGCTCATGACGGCCCCTCCGTCGCGGCGATCTCGACCTTCGCGATGTCCACCCGCAGGCACCGATCGCTCGAAGGCGAAGGACCGCCCGACGTCACCTGATAGTCCAGCTGGCCGTAGTTGCCCGCCAGTTGGATGGACTTAGGTAGGCCCACCAGCATGGCGTCGTGGGATTTCCAGTTCTTGAACTGATACGGCTCCCACATGTAGATCACGACCTGGTCCTTCCCTACGGCGGCAGACGTCGAGACCATCACCTCCGTCCCATCCAGGTCGTTGAACATGCGAACCATGTCACCGTCCTCGATGCCCCGCTCGGCGGCTACCTGGTCGTTCAGGAAGATCACGGGCTGGCCGCGATGCAGGCGCATGAAGTGGGGGTTGGCGGCTTGCAGGCAATGGATGCTCCCACGGATGTGGCCGCTGATCAGCCGGAAGGGATGCATGCCGCCGACCGGGGGCGTTTCCTTGTGGGTCGGGAGAGCTTCTCCCGCCTCCAGGAACCACTCGTGGTCGATATAGAACTGTGCGCGGCGCGCATAGGTGGGATAGATGAGCTTGTCATCGACATGCCAGCGCAACGAGTAGAAGGGGGCGTCGGGGTCGACCTCGTTGGCTGCGGCGTGTCCGGCGTAACCTTCGCCGATCCCGGTCACTCTTACCTGGCCTTCCTTTTTCAGTTTCTCGTAATCGAAACCCTTGGGGAAGACGCCCGTGTTCT from bacterium encodes the following:
- a CDS encoding GMC family oxidoreductase, with the translated sequence MIVSLAERGADLVETADVCVIGSGAGGAVAAAELAEGGRSVVVLEQGPHWSARDFNQREDEMLPKLFEEGGMRQTQDGAVQILQGRSVGGSTVHNLCYCFRTPDAILRMWREDHGLSELTPEALEPSFARVEKGLGVVQIREDEVNELNRIVRRGAEKLGYSGFVTKHNRKGCVQSGYCLLGCSYDAKQSMLVTYVPRADAAGARIYTDARVERIETEGGRVKRVLGHAIGPGGTHRGSIEIRAKAVVLAAGAVNSPDLLLRSGLAGSGGQVGENLHLHPSVIATGIFDEEIHAYRGIPQSYYIDEFIDLERDPRSGVILMPIIEFPGMTAATTPGFGRAHSAMMRDYAKTAGLLVLLHDQTSGRVRSGDSLSKPAIDYVLEERDAEQIAQGLLHCAEVLFAAGARQVLLPYKPEPLMLERGDDLTEITRRGARHGQLVTAATHPQSTCRMGADPSSSVVGPFGECHEVEGLFVADMSVFPTSLGAPPQITTAMFGDRTAHHILEDWQRFAR
- a CDS encoding amidase yields the protein MKPSEYASHDALGLAALVASGEVSASELVEAAIEAIGELDPTLNAVIHQNFERAREEAMGELPDGPLRGVPFLLKDLACGNRAGDPIHWGSRFLRDAGIRAKTTSHIVEKFEKAGLVVVGRTNVPELGAWATSESEAYGPCRSPWNPDHTSGGSSGGAAAAVASGMVPIAHASDGGGSIRNPASQCGLVGLKPTRGRISAGPDVGEAWAGMTFEFAVSRSVRDTAALLDCVHGRMPGDPYGAEPPLRPYMQEIGADPGALRIGVLSGHEEIEVHPDCALAAENAGRLLESLGHEIDGSHPKEVAGSSLMPHSLVIISSSQARAIESFGELLGRKLGPDDMDSDNWAVTKIGQDVSASRYLEAVEANHRYQRSVAAWWEEGHDLLITPTIAAPPPRVGEMCPDPAKPLDAFMRSGGLLPFTIPFNVTGQPAISLPLHMNDAGLPIGVQLVAAFGREDLLIRVASQLEQAVGWSTRRPRIHV
- a CDS encoding ethylbenzene dehydrogenase, coding for MAKVKRIAAANQKLLEIDGAAWTGLQSVGIDLIPAPVTMAANVSGQMALSQNHGKVPRVEARLAHNGESLSVRLSWQDDQKDDQIGDLDRFADGAAVMFPLQGEANPFTMGDEQRPVNAWLWRADRTEPFDVIARGYATSQRRPASSSQLRANALYRDGGWHLVFQRPLLPGGGEFTRFTPGEPARIAFAIWEGSNGERAGQKAVSGAFVDLELEV
- a CDS encoding respiratory nitrate reductase subunit beta, producing the protein MSSTIPTKQELKSSKRQLATVIDLSKCMGCQTCTVACKNLWTQRPGTEHMRWANVATCPGKGYPREWESKGGGFDAEGRPQPGELTTLVDCGDNFQFNHHEVLSAGNAQSKKLEPRSASGEAPTWGYNWDEDQGKGEWPNPYFFYMPRKCNHCSNAPCIDACSRNAILKPEDGIVVIDQDRCEGHRHCVEACPYSMIYFNPVTQKSEKCIDCFPRVEKGIAPACNRQCVGRTRAYGYLDDSESQVHKLVRVWKVALPLHPEFGTEPNVYYVPPMSPLAYDDDGRLTEAGRLPIEVLEGYFGPAVRQALATILEERERRKRGEPSELMDLLISRRWHDRFAEFTAEPI